From the Arthrobacter sp. PM3 genome, one window contains:
- a CDS encoding acyltransferase — MTTVANSADVAETASIGEGTRIWHLAQIREDAVLGANCNIGRGAYVGPGVQLGDNCKLQNYALVYEPARLADGVFVGPAAVLTNDLYPRAVTPDGTLKGSDDWVAVGVTIGKGASVGARAVCIAPACIGEWATVAAGAVVTKDVPAFAVVAGVPARQVGWVGEAGHPLKQDDGGSWLCPATGRRYVEANGQLLPEEMS, encoded by the coding sequence ATGACAACGGTGGCGAACTCAGCAGACGTGGCCGAAACCGCCAGCATCGGTGAAGGCACCCGGATCTGGCACCTTGCCCAGATCCGCGAGGACGCGGTTCTGGGCGCGAACTGCAACATCGGCCGTGGTGCGTACGTCGGGCCGGGCGTGCAGTTGGGGGATAACTGCAAGTTGCAGAACTATGCCCTGGTCTATGAGCCGGCCCGCTTGGCCGACGGCGTCTTCGTGGGGCCGGCGGCCGTGCTGACGAATGACCTGTATCCGCGGGCCGTCACCCCGGACGGCACGCTCAAGGGCTCCGATGACTGGGTGGCCGTCGGCGTCACGATCGGCAAGGGTGCCTCCGTTGGCGCCCGCGCTGTGTGCATCGCCCCCGCGTGCATCGGCGAGTGGGCCACGGTGGCGGCAGGCGCAGTCGTGACCAAAGACGTACCGGCGTTCGCCGTGGTGGCGGGCGTGCCGGCGCGGCAGGTGGGCTGGGTGGGGGAAGCCGGGCATCCGTTGAAGCAGGACGACGGCGGCAGCTGGCTTTGCCCGGCCACGGGACGCCGGTACGTCGAAGCGAACGGGCAGCTGCTGCCCGAGGAAATGTCCTGA
- a CDS encoding NeuD/PglB/VioB family sugar acetyltransferase, translating into MDELLLLAASGLAREVLAAVRESGQFDVIGILDDDAGKTGTIVDGTRVLGPASDVLRYPGAGVVVCVGAGAGRARIVDRLAALGVADRRYATVIDSSVRIPAGCRIGRGSVLLGHVTLTAGVDLGEHVVAMPGVTLTHDDVVEDFATFAAGVSLGGGVRIGRGAYLGMNASVREGASVGANATIGMGAAVLTDVPAGETWAGVPARVLRAAIPSGTAA; encoded by the coding sequence ATGGATGAGCTGCTCCTCCTGGCTGCGAGCGGCCTGGCACGTGAAGTCCTCGCCGCCGTCCGCGAAAGCGGACAGTTCGATGTCATCGGGATCCTTGACGACGACGCCGGCAAGACCGGGACCATCGTGGATGGAACCCGCGTGCTGGGCCCGGCGAGTGACGTTCTGCGCTATCCGGGGGCCGGCGTCGTGGTCTGCGTCGGCGCCGGTGCCGGGCGCGCCCGGATTGTGGACCGGCTGGCCGCCCTCGGAGTGGCGGACCGCAGGTACGCCACCGTCATCGACTCGTCGGTCCGTATCCCGGCCGGATGCAGGATCGGCCGCGGCAGCGTCCTGCTGGGCCACGTCACCCTGACCGCCGGGGTCGACCTCGGTGAGCATGTGGTGGCGATGCCCGGAGTGACGCTGACCCACGACGACGTCGTGGAGGACTTCGCCACCTTTGCCGCCGGCGTTTCCCTGGGCGGCGGTGTCAGGATCGGTCGCGGCGCCTACCTGGGCATGAACGCCAGCGTCCGTGAAGGCGCCTCGGTGGGCGCCAACGCCACAATCGGCATGGGCGCCGCTGTCCTGACCGACGTGCCGGCTGGCGAAACCTGGGCGGGCGTGCCCGCACGCGTCCTGCGGGCCGCAATTCCGAGCGGAACGGCGGCCTAG
- a CDS encoding diacylglycerol kinase family protein translates to MTENTTAPENDATDTVAPRRAAVVINPMKSPGESFRASFFRLCETQGWEEPLWLETTKEDTGFGQARQALEAGVDVVIAAGGDGTVRCVAEALAGTGTPIGLVPMGTGNLLARNLGVDITDPVAASYDVLSGTDVTVDVVRATLDHAEDGNVFLVMAGLGYDAAIMANTVDQLKDRVGWLAYVEAGIRHLPGRPVKAKISIDGQHAVRRRIRSVMVGNCGKIMGGVEIFPDAKVDDGVLDVVILAPVGRFGWLGVLAGVFGKNTAKNASVEYFAGRSAEIELAHEQEFQLDGDPLGTAKHLAVTVEPGALAVRMSAI, encoded by the coding sequence ATGACAGAGAACACCACAGCGCCTGAGAACGACGCCACGGATACCGTCGCGCCCCGCCGCGCCGCCGTCGTCATCAATCCCATGAAGTCCCCGGGGGAGAGCTTCCGCGCCTCCTTCTTCCGGCTGTGCGAGACTCAGGGCTGGGAAGAGCCGCTGTGGCTGGAAACCACCAAGGAGGACACCGGCTTTGGCCAGGCCCGCCAGGCGCTGGAGGCAGGGGTCGACGTCGTGATCGCCGCGGGCGGCGATGGAACCGTCCGCTGCGTGGCTGAGGCGCTGGCCGGCACCGGGACCCCGATCGGCCTGGTCCCGATGGGCACCGGCAACCTCCTGGCCCGAAACCTCGGCGTCGACATCACCGACCCCGTAGCCGCCAGCTATGACGTCCTGAGCGGTACCGATGTCACCGTTGACGTGGTGCGGGCCACGCTGGACCACGCCGAGGACGGGAACGTCTTCCTCGTCATGGCCGGTCTCGGCTACGACGCCGCGATCATGGCCAACACTGTGGACCAGCTCAAGGACCGCGTGGGCTGGCTCGCCTACGTCGAGGCGGGCATCCGGCACCTTCCCGGCCGCCCCGTCAAGGCGAAGATCAGCATCGACGGCCAACACGCCGTGCGGCGCCGGATCCGCAGCGTCATGGTCGGCAACTGCGGCAAGATCATGGGCGGCGTGGAGATCTTCCCCGACGCCAAGGTCGATGACGGCGTCCTCGACGTCGTCATCCTCGCCCCTGTCGGCCGGTTCGGCTGGCTGGGCGTGCTGGCGGGCGTCTTCGGCAAGAACACGGCAAAGAACGCGTCGGTCGAGTACTTCGCCGGCAGGTCGGCCGAGATCGAACTCGCGCACGAGCAGGAGTTCCAGCTCGACGGCGACCCCCTCGGCACCGCCAAACACCTCGCCGTCACGGTGGAACCGGGCGCCCTCGCCGTCCGGATGTCGGCCATCTGA
- a CDS encoding glycosyltransferase: MMNKVVPGGTPGHFTGPDGTADVAVVVVTYNSSRDIGGLLMSLRTETRDLNLRVLVADNCSSDGTLGLIRRSDPDVIAFSTGGNLGYAGGINAAMRRAGDAATVLVLNPDLRVEQGSLKTMLHRLQASKAGAVVPRLLDPSGELSHSLRREPSIARTVGDAFLGRRAARRPDWLATSDFDAESYDHPHPVQWATGAALLVRRAVADAVPWDESYFLYSEEVDFFRRLRMLGETVWYEPGATMTHAGGGSGASPELNALLAVNCIRYIRKHHSAAYAAAFRGAVILSETLRCWKADRKGVLRTVLNEQLWAGLPGPTTPTPLEDFPEGSVIIPAHNEAAVIARTLAPLAPLAAAGAVDVFVACNGCTDDTAGIARGFEGVTVLEIDQASKSAALNAGDAAATRWPRLYLDADIQITPAAVRDVLAALAPGGLLAARPAVRFDLEGAHPLIHAYYGTRRRLPSTHNGLWSAGAYGLCKAGHERFAEFPDVVGDDLFVDRLFSPAEKAVLNVEPVVVRPPRTPSAQLAVLNRVYRGNTQQNRAEGRRSTARDTLQEVVRSIRGPLSAVNAAVYLGFAVAGRRGAAPAGGWERDESSRLPATPGQDSP; the protein is encoded by the coding sequence ATGATGAACAAAGTGGTGCCGGGCGGAACACCGGGCCACTTCACCGGACCGGACGGAACGGCGGATGTCGCCGTCGTCGTCGTGACGTATAACAGTTCACGCGACATCGGCGGGCTGCTGATGAGCCTGCGCACCGAGACCCGGGATCTGAACTTACGCGTGCTGGTCGCGGACAACTGCTCCAGCGACGGCACGCTGGGGCTGATCCGCCGCTCTGACCCGGACGTTATCGCGTTCTCCACCGGAGGCAACCTGGGATACGCCGGCGGCATCAATGCCGCCATGCGGCGGGCGGGGGACGCCGCCACCGTGCTGGTGCTCAACCCGGACCTCCGGGTCGAACAAGGCAGTCTGAAAACGATGCTGCACCGACTGCAGGCCTCGAAGGCCGGCGCCGTGGTGCCCCGGCTACTGGATCCGAGCGGGGAGCTCAGTCATTCGCTGCGGCGCGAACCAAGTATCGCGCGGACCGTCGGTGATGCGTTCCTCGGGCGGCGCGCGGCCCGCCGGCCGGACTGGCTCGCCACGAGTGATTTCGACGCGGAAAGCTACGACCACCCCCATCCGGTGCAATGGGCAACGGGAGCGGCCCTCCTGGTGCGCCGTGCGGTCGCAGATGCCGTGCCATGGGACGAATCGTATTTCCTGTATTCGGAGGAGGTCGATTTCTTCCGTCGCCTGCGGATGCTGGGCGAGACTGTCTGGTATGAACCGGGCGCGACCATGACCCATGCGGGCGGTGGGTCCGGCGCGTCGCCGGAATTGAACGCGCTGCTGGCTGTCAACTGCATCCGCTACATCCGCAAACACCATTCGGCGGCCTATGCGGCGGCTTTCCGCGGCGCGGTCATCCTGTCAGAGACCCTGCGCTGCTGGAAGGCTGACCGTAAGGGTGTGCTGCGGACGGTCCTGAACGAACAGCTCTGGGCCGGCCTGCCCGGGCCCACCACACCGACTCCGCTGGAGGACTTCCCCGAGGGCTCTGTGATCATCCCGGCACACAATGAGGCTGCAGTCATAGCGCGGACTCTGGCGCCACTGGCGCCGCTGGCTGCAGCAGGAGCGGTTGATGTTTTCGTCGCCTGCAACGGCTGCACCGACGACACGGCAGGGATCGCCCGCGGATTCGAGGGCGTGACCGTGCTTGAGATCGACCAGGCGTCCAAGTCCGCCGCTTTGAACGCAGGCGATGCCGCCGCCACCCGGTGGCCGAGGCTGTATCTGGATGCTGACATCCAGATCACCCCGGCGGCGGTCCGGGACGTGCTGGCCGCACTGGCTCCGGGTGGCCTGCTGGCGGCACGCCCCGCTGTCCGCTTCGACCTGGAGGGTGCCCATCCGCTGATCCACGCCTACTATGGCACGCGGCGGCGTCTGCCGTCGACACACAACGGGCTTTGGTCGGCGGGCGCCTACGGGCTCTGCAAGGCCGGACATGAACGGTTCGCGGAGTTCCCGGACGTGGTCGGGGACGATCTCTTCGTGGACCGGCTTTTCTCGCCGGCGGAGAAAGCGGTCCTCAACGTGGAGCCGGTGGTGGTACGCCCCCCGCGGACTCCCAGCGCCCAGCTGGCGGTGCTGAACCGGGTCTATCGTGGCAATACCCAGCAGAACCGGGCGGAAGGACGCCGCAGCACGGCCCGCGACACGCTGCAGGAGGTTGTCCGATCCATCCGCGGACCGCTCTCCGCTGTCAACGCGGCCGTGTATCTGGGGTTCGCGGTTGCCGGCCGGCGGGGTGCAGCGCCCGCAGGCGGGTGGGAACGCGACGAGAGCAGCCGTCTGCCGGCGACGCCCGGGCAGGATTCGCCCTAG
- a CDS encoding NAD-dependent epimerase/dehydratase family protein, with amino-acid sequence MSTLQGAGVLVTGGAGTIGSTIVDHLLAAGAGRIDILDNLVRGRRANLDDAMESGRVRLVEGDLRDRDLVHDLTRGKDIVFHQAAIRITQCAEEPRLALEVLVDGTFNVLEAAAAHRVDKLIAASSASVYGMAEEFPTTERHHHHNNDTFYGAAKSFNEGMARSFRAMTGLDYVLLRYFNVYGPRMDVHGLYTEVLVRWMERIADGQPPLIFGDGRQTMDFVHTRDIARSNILAAGSSVREGVYNVASGSETSLLQLAEALLRAMDSDLAVEHGPDRAVNGVIRRLADTTAATRDLGFTAETGLEEGLRELVDWWRPLRGEIAAARVGGVR; translated from the coding sequence ATGAGCACACTGCAGGGGGCTGGGGTCCTCGTGACCGGAGGGGCCGGAACCATCGGGTCCACCATTGTTGACCATTTGCTCGCCGCCGGAGCCGGGCGGATCGACATCCTCGACAACCTTGTCCGCGGACGCCGTGCCAATCTCGATGACGCAATGGAAAGCGGCCGGGTGCGCCTGGTGGAAGGCGACCTGCGTGACCGGGACCTGGTCCATGACCTCACGAGGGGCAAGGACATCGTCTTCCACCAGGCAGCCATCCGCATCACCCAGTGCGCGGAGGAGCCCCGGCTGGCCCTGGAGGTGCTCGTCGATGGCACCTTCAACGTGCTGGAGGCCGCCGCTGCCCACCGCGTCGACAAGCTCATTGCAGCCTCCAGCGCCTCGGTCTACGGCATGGCGGAGGAATTCCCCACCACCGAACGCCACCACCACCACAACAACGACACCTTCTACGGCGCGGCGAAGTCTTTCAACGAAGGCATGGCCCGCAGCTTCCGGGCCATGACCGGGCTGGACTACGTGCTGCTGCGCTACTTCAACGTCTACGGGCCGCGGATGGACGTGCACGGTCTGTACACCGAGGTGCTGGTGCGGTGGATGGAGCGGATTGCGGACGGCCAGCCGCCGCTGATCTTCGGCGACGGACGGCAGACCATGGATTTCGTCCACACCCGGGACATCGCGCGGTCAAACATCCTGGCCGCGGGGAGCAGCGTCCGCGAAGGCGTGTACAACGTCGCCAGCGGTTCCGAGACGAGCCTCCTGCAACTGGCCGAGGCGCTCCTGCGGGCCATGGATTCGGACCTGGCAGTGGAACACGGCCCGGACCGCGCCGTCAACGGCGTCATCCGTCGGCTGGCGGACACGACTGCGGCAACGCGCGATCTCGGCTTCACCGCCGAAACCGGGCTGGAGGAAGGACTGCGCGAACTCGTCGACTGGTGGCGTCCGCTGCGCGGCGAGATTGCCGCCGCCCGGGTAGGCGGTGTGAGGTGA
- a CDS encoding 3-oxoacid CoA-transferase subunit B, which translates to MSIQSNSQTNIRTSDTPLGRDDLARLVARDIAPGSFVNLGIGQPTLVSNYLEPEQNITLHTENGMLGMGPEAVGDQIDGDLINAGKIPVTELPGASYFHHADSFAIMRGGHLDICVLGAFQVSATGDLANWHTGAPDAIPAVGGAMDLATGAKDVFVMMTLLTRDGVSKLVEACSYPLTGIGCVTRVYTDKAVFLTGPDGVRVRETFGCTLAELQAMVPVPLTAAPADGS; encoded by the coding sequence ATGAGCATCCAGTCCAACAGCCAGACCAACATCCGGACCAGCGACACGCCGCTGGGCCGGGACGACCTCGCCCGCCTCGTGGCCCGGGACATCGCCCCGGGATCCTTCGTGAACCTCGGCATCGGCCAGCCCACCCTGGTCTCGAACTACCTCGAACCGGAGCAGAACATCACGCTCCACACCGAGAACGGCATGCTCGGCATGGGCCCGGAGGCCGTCGGGGACCAGATCGACGGCGACCTCATCAACGCCGGCAAGATCCCCGTTACCGAACTGCCCGGGGCGTCCTACTTCCACCACGCGGACTCCTTCGCGATCATGCGCGGCGGACATCTGGACATCTGCGTGCTCGGCGCCTTCCAGGTCTCCGCGACCGGCGACCTCGCCAACTGGCACACCGGTGCCCCGGACGCCATCCCGGCCGTCGGCGGCGCCATGGATCTTGCCACCGGCGCGAAGGACGTCTTCGTCATGATGACGCTCCTGACCCGCGACGGCGTCTCCAAACTGGTCGAGGCCTGCAGCTACCCGCTCACCGGGATCGGCTGTGTCACCCGCGTCTACACCGACAAAGCCGTCTTCCTCACCGGCCCCGACGGCGTCCGCGTCCGCGAAACCTTCGGCTGCACCCTCGCCGAGCTCCAGGCCATGGTCCCCGTGCCGCTGACGGCGGCGCCCGCGGACGGAAGCTGA
- a CDS encoding ACT domain-containing protein, with protein sequence MTRNAFGNTRRRNRPAATSELSCEVCGQMPEPPKARLTLANIAVMLPIELLVHAAVVGTHLPYVAKVLVLTMTATVLVIWVAEPSAARILRGWLHAPALRHRKRLVAAPALWRARTVLKDRPGSLQKLTQALAGLDTNILSIHVHPVTGGVLDEFVLAAPGGIREADLLRALRAGGGAHPHVWPTTALAMADGQTGALSLAARIAANPDELPLAVAELLRARIVTAPVRGAALPAAGPEGTVLKIPTAWHGPITFSRPGEPFTPAESARAHRLAELAEIVAHRPVAR encoded by the coding sequence ATGACGCGAAACGCCTTTGGCAACACCCGGCGCAGGAACCGGCCCGCGGCGACCTCCGAGTTAAGCTGCGAAGTGTGCGGCCAGATGCCCGAGCCGCCCAAGGCGCGGCTGACCCTGGCCAATATCGCGGTGATGCTTCCGATCGAATTGCTGGTTCACGCGGCGGTGGTGGGCACGCACCTGCCGTATGTTGCCAAGGTCCTGGTCCTGACCATGACCGCGACCGTGCTGGTGATCTGGGTGGCCGAGCCTTCGGCAGCCCGGATCCTGCGCGGCTGGCTGCACGCCCCGGCGCTGCGCCACCGCAAACGCCTCGTCGCCGCGCCGGCCCTGTGGCGGGCCCGGACCGTCCTGAAAGACCGGCCCGGGTCGCTGCAGAAACTCACGCAGGCCCTGGCCGGCCTGGACACGAACATTCTCAGCATCCACGTCCACCCGGTCACCGGCGGAGTCCTGGACGAATTCGTGCTTGCCGCGCCCGGCGGGATCCGTGAGGCCGACCTCCTCCGGGCGCTGCGCGCGGGCGGCGGGGCCCACCCGCACGTCTGGCCCACCACCGCCCTGGCCATGGCCGACGGCCAGACGGGGGCGCTGAGCCTGGCCGCCCGGATCGCGGCGAACCCGGACGAGCTGCCGCTGGCCGTCGCGGAGCTGCTGCGGGCCAGGATCGTCACCGCGCCCGTCCGCGGCGCCGCCTTGCCGGCGGCGGGCCCGGAGGGCACGGTCCTGAAGATCCCGACAGCGTGGCACGGGCCCATCACGTTTTCCCGTCCCGGCGAGCCGTTCACCCCGGCCGAGTCCGCCCGTGCGCACCGGCTGGCCGAACTCGCCGAAATCGTGGCGCACCGGCCAGTGGCACGCTAG
- a CDS encoding Gfo/Idh/MocA family protein — MAIPSVESGFMVSPAPLRVAVIGAGYWGPNLARNFKAAPDWELAAIVDMDRSRAAKLAAANGDVTVCGSVEDLLDTVDVDAVAIATPARTHHGIALTALRAGKHVLVEKPLADGRAKGLEMVAEAEDRGLVLMADHTYCYTPAVLKIRELVADGSLGEILFIDSVRINLGLIQPDVDVFWDLAPHDLSILDFILPGGLRPAEVSAHGADPLGTGNACVGHLTFALPAGGMAHVHVNWLSPTKIRQLVVGGSRRTLVWDDLNPQQRLSVYDRGVSLDAQSRSAAERKASAISYRLGDTWSPALPEHEALGQMVAEFASSIWQRRPARTSGASGLRVLSVLEAVSNSLGANGQPSAVTGNEFQLEGRR, encoded by the coding sequence GTGGCAATTCCGTCCGTCGAGTCCGGGTTTATGGTCTCTCCGGCCCCTCTGCGGGTGGCCGTCATAGGGGCAGGGTACTGGGGGCCAAATCTGGCCCGCAATTTCAAGGCCGCCCCCGACTGGGAGCTGGCGGCAATCGTGGACATGGACCGTTCACGGGCCGCCAAGCTGGCCGCAGCGAATGGCGACGTCACCGTCTGCGGTTCCGTGGAGGATCTCCTGGACACGGTTGACGTCGATGCCGTGGCCATCGCGACGCCGGCCCGGACTCACCACGGCATCGCCCTCACAGCCTTGCGGGCCGGAAAACACGTGCTCGTTGAAAAGCCGCTGGCCGACGGCCGGGCCAAGGGCCTGGAAATGGTCGCGGAAGCCGAAGACCGCGGCCTGGTTCTGATGGCGGACCACACATATTGCTACACCCCGGCGGTGCTAAAGATCCGCGAGCTGGTTGCCGACGGCTCCCTGGGCGAGATTCTGTTCATCGACTCCGTCCGGATCAATCTTGGCCTCATCCAGCCGGACGTGGACGTCTTCTGGGACCTCGCCCCCCACGACTTGTCGATCCTCGACTTCATTCTCCCCGGCGGCCTCAGGCCGGCGGAAGTCTCGGCCCACGGCGCGGACCCTCTCGGCACCGGCAACGCCTGTGTGGGCCACCTGACCTTCGCACTCCCGGCCGGCGGCATGGCCCACGTGCACGTGAATTGGCTCAGCCCCACCAAGATCAGGCAACTGGTGGTCGGCGGGTCGCGGCGCACGCTGGTCTGGGATGACCTGAACCCGCAGCAGCGGCTCAGCGTCTACGACCGTGGCGTCAGCCTGGACGCGCAGTCCCGTTCCGCCGCGGAGAGAAAGGCCTCGGCCATTTCCTACCGGCTGGGCGACACCTGGTCCCCGGCCTTGCCCGAACACGAAGCGCTCGGCCAGATGGTGGCCGAATTTGCCAGCAGCATCTGGCAGCGAAGGCCCGCGCGGACCAGCGGGGCGTCCGGGCTCCGCGTCCTCTCGGTGCTGGAAGCGGTCAGCAACAGCCTCGGCGCGAACGGACAGCCAAGCGCCGTCACAGGAAACGAATTTCAGCTGGAAGGAAGACGATGA
- a CDS encoding DegT/DnrJ/EryC1/StrS aminotransferase family protein — MKPWLGTEEADAVAEVIASGWVAQGPRVARFEEAFAAAQQAPHAVAVSNCTTALHLALKVAGVGPGDDVVVPSLSFIATANAAVYVGARPVFADVETDTGNVSARSIAAALTPATRAVIVVDQGGMPVDLDPIRELCDPLGITVIEDAACGAGSTYKGSPVGASAELAAWSFHPRKILTTGEGGMLTTRNPEWASRARQLREHSMSVSANDRHASLLAPAEEYVEVGFNYRMTDMQAAVGLVQLGRLQEAVARRRGIVAGYRAALDDVEGLRFSQDPAFGTSNFQSFWFEVLPDFGPGREELLAHLARDGISARRGIMAAHRQPAYAGRDTGGADLSVTERLTDNTVILPVYHQLTPDEQFRVIHSLRTAGGRNHG; from the coding sequence ATGAAGCCGTGGCTCGGAACCGAGGAAGCCGACGCCGTCGCCGAGGTCATCGCTTCCGGCTGGGTGGCACAGGGACCCCGCGTGGCCCGCTTTGAGGAAGCCTTTGCCGCAGCGCAACAAGCGCCGCATGCCGTCGCCGTGTCCAACTGCACCACGGCGCTGCACCTGGCGTTGAAAGTTGCCGGCGTCGGCCCGGGCGACGACGTCGTGGTTCCCTCCTTGTCCTTCATTGCCACCGCCAACGCCGCCGTCTACGTTGGCGCCCGGCCGGTATTTGCCGACGTCGAAACCGACACCGGGAACGTGTCCGCGCGCAGCATCGCGGCGGCCCTGACCCCGGCCACGCGTGCCGTGATCGTTGTGGACCAGGGCGGCATGCCGGTCGACCTCGACCCCATCCGCGAGCTCTGCGACCCCCTGGGCATCACTGTGATCGAGGATGCCGCCTGCGGGGCAGGGTCCACCTACAAGGGCAGTCCGGTAGGGGCGTCGGCCGAGCTTGCCGCATGGTCCTTCCATCCCCGCAAGATCCTGACCACAGGGGAGGGCGGCATGCTGACCACCCGCAACCCGGAGTGGGCATCCCGCGCCCGCCAGTTGCGCGAACATTCCATGAGCGTTTCGGCGAATGACCGGCACGCCAGCCTGCTGGCCCCGGCGGAAGAGTATGTGGAGGTCGGCTTCAATTACCGGATGACGGATATGCAGGCGGCCGTCGGACTGGTCCAGCTGGGCAGGCTTCAGGAGGCCGTCGCCCGGCGCCGCGGAATCGTCGCAGGATACCGGGCCGCCCTGGACGATGTCGAAGGCTTGCGGTTCAGCCAGGACCCAGCGTTCGGCACCAGCAATTTCCAGTCATTCTGGTTCGAGGTCCTGCCGGACTTCGGGCCGGGGCGGGAGGAACTGCTGGCACACCTGGCCCGGGACGGAATCTCGGCACGGCGCGGCATCATGGCCGCGCACCGGCAGCCGGCCTACGCAGGGCGGGACACCGGCGGGGCCGATCTGTCTGTGACTGAACGGCTCACGGACAACACCGTGATTCTTCCCGTCTACCACCAGTTGACGCCTGACGAGCAGTTCCGGGTGATCCACTCGCTCCGGACGGCCGGCGGGCGGAACCATGGATGA
- the mscL gene encoding large conductance mechanosensitive channel protein MscL: MLKGFKDFILRGNVIELSIAVVVGTAFTALVGAFTTNIVNPIIAAAGGVETQGLGFHIWPGNDKTFVNIGAVVTAFLTFLITAAVVYFIFVAPMNRINTMVKNRLGAAEPEEEPIPAETALLAEIRDLLARLAGPDPDGRSAGPAGDAEALDDDADESRPRHATSRY, from the coding sequence ATGCTCAAAGGATTCAAGGATTTCATCCTGCGCGGCAACGTGATCGAACTGTCCATCGCCGTCGTCGTCGGCACCGCCTTCACGGCCCTGGTCGGTGCCTTCACCACAAACATCGTGAATCCGATCATCGCGGCGGCCGGCGGCGTCGAGACCCAGGGCCTGGGCTTCCACATCTGGCCGGGCAATGACAAGACGTTCGTCAACATCGGCGCCGTGGTGACGGCCTTCCTGACTTTCCTGATCACGGCGGCGGTGGTGTACTTCATCTTCGTGGCGCCGATGAACCGGATCAACACCATGGTCAAGAACCGGCTGGGTGCGGCCGAGCCGGAGGAAGAACCCATCCCGGCTGAAACCGCACTGCTGGCCGAGATCCGGGACCTGCTGGCCCGCTTGGCCGGCCCGGACCCCGACGGCCGCAGCGCCGGCCCCGCGGGTGACGCCGAGGCATTGGATGACGACGCGGACGAGTCCCGTCCCCGCCACGCGACCAGTCGCTACTAG
- a CDS encoding IclR family transcriptional regulator C-terminal domain-containing protein, with protein sequence MIEAARSGGVPAASDQYVQSLARGLAVIRAFDTEHPKMTLTEVAARTGLTRATARRFLHTLVELGYVRTDGKIFALTAKVLQLGYAYLSGLSLPQLAQPHLEELSLELGESTSAAVLEGTDIAYIARVATRRIMTVGITVGTRFPAYATSMGRVLLAALPPAKLDEYFAAAEIRALTPGAIGTRAALLAELDTVRAQGWCLLNQELELGLMSVAAPVHDGPKVVAAVNVSLQAQAVSAQPDPEAYLAAVREATLATAELISEDLTSGR encoded by the coding sequence ATGATTGAGGCAGCCAGGAGCGGCGGCGTGCCCGCGGCCAGCGACCAGTACGTGCAGTCGCTGGCGCGCGGGCTCGCGGTGATCCGCGCCTTCGACACAGAGCACCCGAAGATGACGCTGACCGAGGTTGCGGCCCGGACCGGACTGACCCGGGCAACGGCCCGGCGGTTCCTGCACACCCTCGTGGAGCTGGGCTATGTCCGCACGGACGGCAAGATCTTCGCCCTGACCGCCAAAGTCCTGCAGCTTGGCTACGCCTACCTGTCCGGGCTGTCCCTGCCCCAGCTGGCCCAGCCGCACCTGGAGGAGCTCTCGCTCGAACTGGGGGAGTCGACGTCGGCCGCGGTGCTCGAAGGCACCGACATCGCCTACATCGCCCGGGTGGCCACCCGGCGGATCATGACGGTCGGCATCACGGTGGGCACCCGGTTCCCCGCCTACGCGACCTCGATGGGCCGGGTGCTGCTCGCGGCCCTTCCGCCCGCGAAGCTTGACGAGTACTTCGCGGCCGCCGAGATCCGGGCCCTGACCCCCGGGGCCATCGGGACGCGGGCGGCCCTCCTGGCCGAACTGGACACCGTCCGCGCCCAGGGCTGGTGCCTGCTGAACCAGGAACTGGAGCTCGGGCTGATGTCCGTCGCCGCGCCTGTCCACGACGGGCCCAAGGTGGTGGCGGCGGTCAACGTCTCCCTGCAGGCCCAGGCGGTGTCGGCGCAGCCGGACCCGGAGGCCTACCTGGCCGCGGTCCGTGAGGCGACGCTCGCCACGGCGGAACTCATCTCGGAGGACCTGACCTCCGGCCGGTGA